agtttttgagccaattaataatattgataggaggacactaatcccgacacttaacaattaatccaattaatgatgtttattctctgatattctaataatcaatgatgacgtaaaatgcctcttaaaagggcctgcgcgcccgctttttaatcacttgccaataaattttctcgaagttattttaacctgaaccttgtgtgtcagacttaattacttcagcgtatatacgcaattcaattttattaatttggacaggaacagatagacatttaaacattttggtttactgctaaaaagtaccataacagtactatgtttgtggattgtgaataaaagaggctgtatgtgccagtacagtcagttctgcttgacctcaaaacgaagtgtcgtctcgttattgggggaattggattgtatgctgattgccaggagtgtaagttgattgtatgcttttcctgttcagctgtttacagcattcatatgcttctccggttcggtggtggtgtctgctgcagtgcttggagtcctcaggaagcgctaggagcatccttcaactgaggtacccagtcggggtgccaggtgatccgttacatatacgatttgtgtaggtgggcttgaaaatgagggagtggtggcagtttagaaatcatgtcttgATTTTTGAGCTTTTGTCAGCTCcccctctagttttgaacatttcgccattcattcctatgggaccaatttcaccACAAAAACAACGATATTTCGTGAACcgttcagcgaaacgttccacaaagtaatagcacaccaatcgggaacaatccgcacatttctgtatattactgtctatgtagtgtaaaaactgtgtgaggagttagggtggtaaatttggctaatGCAAGAAAACGTAATAAAGTTGTTCTACCATTATTTTATCTTTTGGAGGGATTTCCATTTTTGGACTTATATTCCCCGTTTTGGGCCCATTTGTCTATTTTGGAATCAAAAAGACAAATCATCCTTTTTTACTATATTAGCCATATACATAGCCTGGGCGAGAGGCCCCAACATATCAAGCACCTTGTTTTGTGTAGACATCAGCTGCGCTATCCCTTTCTTCTGATCTCAACCATTGTTGGCCATAAAATTTAACAAACGTCGGTGACAATGGAATAACTAGTGGCGATTCCAAATAAGGTCACAAAAACGTgttttttgctttaaaaataagggaatattttcctttttaaaatggCGTAGTCTTATTAAAACACAAGTCaaatttgttaaagaaaaaaaatctttcactAAAATGTCTACACAATTAATTTCTTTCAGACTTGTTGTTAATATAATAAACAGATGCTCCAAGTGTTATTGTTAGTATCTTCTAGTAGATATCTCTTGCATCTACCTGGAGAAATTAGCCCAGATTATCTAGACTATGGGTGGCAAAGAATTGTGGTAAAAAGTTTTATTGGAATGACAGACATGTTCCTCTCTCACATCATTCAGTTTTGGGATACACAAGATTTCTTTTATGATCTTTCTATAAccaaatgtttattatttttcttatcaaATCAGGTCTGATGTCAGAACATCACTCAAGAATATAAGGACGTTATAATGATTGACATTTGGTTGGATGACACAATAATAAATGCTGCCCAGACTATTTTGAAAATGCAAATTGATACGGATGGCTTCTAGAACTGTGTATTGGCCACAACTTGGCATGAAGACTGTGACCAGGGATGCTCCTTAAATACATAATGATACAGATTGTTGCCACTGGTTCACAATGCCTTACAAGAAAGGAATTGTTGTGGTTGTTGATAGTTTGAGAAAATCATACCTCTCTCCTGTAGCTACAAAAGAGATATGCACATGTTATTGAAATATTGTTATGGACCCACTGAAAAGACTTCATATGCTGGAAACTGGACCAATAGCCAAATCACGATGAATGTGTTGTTAAGGCAGTAGCAAATGCTTTTAAGTTGCTTAGTGGAAGGAACATTTCATGCAAGTACTATCATCAGCAAATGAGGAAACACCTTATCTCTTGTTTGGAGAATGGAAATATCATGGAATTCCAAAAGAGATATAAAAACTAACCTTAATGGGTCAAACCCGATGTGTGTATAGttcaaataaaaactaaaatataataaaaacatttttgattTATTAAACAATCCAATATATTCAAAACAGTAACTCTTTTAGGTGAGTTAATTTATATTGTACATTATTcctatgtatatattcatttACAGTTTACCAATTAGTTGCAACAGGTAATGTTAATTATTTGTACAATGGCATTGGACAAACCTCCGTTCATGTCCCTTGTTTTGATTACCTAACAGCTGGTAAAAAAATGGTTTTAGTTATACAATCATGGGGCAATTTTATCACataacaggaggcttcatattttgctttactctctttactaaaactccatagcagtaaagaaagtgaaaaaaacgttttaaccaatcaaaatgcaaatagggagtatattatcccagtcaacaggctcctccccctctttctttactgctccatcgcagacaggtcagagtttttggctcttccctatttttacctcatgtgaatgttttatttacttatttcaggggcgtacctagagcatttggcacccggggcggaccctgagtgtggcacccacccccacccccataataaaaatgtaagaaaatacccacaattttttcaatgttttcaataatatttattgcacaaatttgtaaactgtatatcaacttgaaaaaaatggaactatgaaaaataaattaacttagaaataaatataatttaaatagtTAACATTTACTTAACAGTTAATACGCTTTCTATAAACAAAAAACAGAGATCCAAAGTGACCACTCAGTCTATTCGGCAGAGGTAATTTGTAATGATTCACATCCGCTGCCTTCGAGCCTTCATTTCTGCAAACTTATCGATTACTTCATCAAAGCCAATCTTCCTTGCATATTCATGCTCAATTGAAAGTATAGCCAGATTTGTCAACCTTGTCTCACTCATGGTTGAGCGAAATAaattttttatcaattttaattTGGAAAAACTTCTTTCACATGAAGCAATAGACACACAGAGAGTCAAAAAGAATCTTAAACACGGTGACAAATTTGGCAGAGATTCACAATAATCCCATTTAACAATGAACTCCAGGAACTGCAATGCCGTCCATTTCTTTGCTTCTTCAACACTGATCTTGGCAGCTTCCAAATGCCTCTGAAGACGTTCAATTTCCCTAAAGATGTCTTCATCAGAGAATTCGTCAAAAATCTCTGTCAATTTTGGAGTATAATTACGAATATCTTTCTCTGTTGCCACAACCAGAGAGTTTGGCTGAATAACAGCAAACATTGAAAGGATTTTTTCAATTGCCTGGGAACGAATTTCCGACTCGTGATGAAAACGATCAGGGCACTCAAACATAGCCCTTTTCATTTCCTCTGGCAATGTGAGACCAGCGTCCTTTGCCTTCTCTCCTGGCATTGTTTTACGGAGCTTTACTCTCCCTCTTCTTTCCATTGAAATGTCCATTTCTTTACACGTAGTAGTTGCATAACAAATGGCCTTCTCCACAATTTCACTGCACTGATCTGCTAGAAACGCTTTCAAACCTTGTAGTTTCACAATGCACTTTTCAAGAGTGAGTCCCACAgtttgcaaatatttctgtgtgaTATTAACTTCTTCTAGAACTTCACACCAGAAAGAAAGgtaacacaaaaaagaaaaatcacatacGGCAGACAGCAACATCTGAGCCGATCCTCTTGTGTCCACATTTTCTTTGGGATTACACAATTTTTCAAGAGCTGAAGTCAGTTTTTCAAAATTTGCCCGCACTGGCTTCACAGCATCATAATGAGCGCTCCATCTTGTTTGGGAAAGTCTTTTCACTGTCACACCTAAATTCTCCATCAGCACTTCCCAACGATGTGTAGAAACCGAAAAAAAGGAATACACTCTCTCCAATGTTCCAAGAAAAGTCACACAGGAAGCAACACTTCCAAATAAGTGCACCCCACATAGGTTCAGGGAATGGTTTGCACATGGCATAAACAAAGCCTTGGGATTAAGCTCACCATGAATCCCTGCCATAGTTGCAGCATTATCATATCCTTGACCACGGCAAAGGCTTAAGTCTAGTCCATCTTCCTCCAGATGTTGCAGGATATTTTCTGTGAGCTCAGCAGCAGTCTTTTCAGCAACAGGAAAGAAGCCCAAGAATGATTCCTTTACTTCAACATGGTCCCCTTCAATATGAACATATCTGATCACTTCACATATCTGATCAGTGTGGGACACATCAGGGGTGCTGTCAAAAAGAATCCCAAAGTACTTTGCTTTCTTGATATCAGCCACTATTTTGTCCTTCACATGATTTCCCAAAAGACAAATTAATTCATTCTGAATTTTTGGAGAGAAATAGGAAGTCATTCTCTTTCCAGATGCAACAGCATGTTTCAGCCTcatgaaatgttcctttaaaatgggaTCATAGTTTGAGAGCAATTCTACCAATTCGAGGAAGTTGCCTTTGTTTGCGGATGACATGGTCTCTCTATGACCACGAAAGGGAAGATTCTGGTGAGCCAGAAACAAAGTTACATCCAAAAGGCGATGCAAAATATCCCTCCATTTCCTTTTCTCTCTGCCCACTGTTGTTTGATGGACATGATCAATGCATTTTTGTAGCTTCAATCCTGCTCTCAAGGTCTTCCATTTCTCTAAGCATGTAAGATGCTGCTCAGAAGCCTCATGATCAGACACCTTTGGGTTCAGTTTCCACCACAATTGAAACCCAGTAACAAAACTGGATGCCCCTGTTACTTTGTCATCAACAGCAAAAAGTCtgcagcaaaaacaaaacaaactttgtTTTGATGGAGAGTACACCATCCACGTTCTAAGAATTTTTTCGCCATTAGGCAGAGCCTTATAGAACCATGCAGTGGTCAGCTGTCGACTCTTCCCTTTTGATTTCTCTCCTTGCCTTTCAACAGGACTGAATGGCCCATCCCTATTTTGGAAAGGTTCACTTCCCCTCTTAATAAGGTCCACTCTTAAAACATCTGGAACTGGAACTGGCCAAGCAGCAACATCAGAATAAACTGACAGTCGAACAGTCTCCTcctcttcatcatcatcatcagagtCTTGCTGATGCAGGCTTCTGCTGGAATCTCCTTCATCTACATCACTTTCACCGCTTGAAGATAAAATGATCTTCTCCAATTCTTGCGCTTTCACATGTGAAGCTTCTTGAGAAGATACTTCAGGCATTTCACCTCTGGATTCAACAGACTGAACGTCTTCAGCACTTTCTCCTACTGCGGTAGATGTTGAAGGTGCAAGATATTTTAAAATTGATCCAGACATCGCCTCAGCTGACTTTTCTCTTGCCTTCTTAATTTTTCGTTGCTGAGACCCGCTTGGTCGATTTCGCTTCATATTGGTGTTTTCTGCAGAAAAATTCTAAATTTATTTTGGCTCTAGTGTTCGCTAGTGCGATATCTGTCTTCCATTTCCcatcttggcataccatttgtaaaagtagacaacccagggtatttaaagggacactatagtcacccagaccacttcagctcaatgaagtagtctgggtgccaggtcccccagattTTAACCCTCCAGATGCAAAAATCGCATCCAgcttgcagaacgtccataggaaagcattgagaaatgctttcctatggactgtttgaattcgcgcacggctcttgccgcgcatgtgcattcggctccactcaggagctgacgtcggcacgggaggagaggtcaccagggccgagggagcccggcgctggattaaggtaattggctgaaggggttttaacccctttaaacccattcagccacttacctttctccagcgttgggctccctcggcgctggtgacctctcctccccctgccgacgtcagatccgaatgcgcatgcgcggcaagagccgcatgcaCATTCAAActgtccttaggaaagcattactctgtgctttcctatggacgtccagtgtcttctcacagtgagttttcagtgagaattgcggaagcgcctctagcggctgtcaatgagacagccactagagactggattaaccctgagTGATacatctctgaaactgctatgttttcagctacagggttaaaactagagggacctggcacccagaccacttaattgaactgatcctttaaggggttaaacacatttctAGGAAGAGAAacagcataggaaagggatttgggttcaaaagatgtaacggctagggcagaggttttgtagaagggggccagggcagaggttttgttcaaatgcgccagttttgtagaagggggaagaccagtgcttttgtagaaaggggctggtgagaaccttctagaaaactcctgccctgccccttttctacaaagccccttgtctcacacttctagaaaacccctgcccttcaCCCTTCATATAAAacccctgcaccccgatcacacaaatttcatacactccctacacataaaaaaccctgcaccccgatcacataaatttcagacactccctacacataaaaaaccctgcaccctgatcacataaatttcattcactccctacacataaaaatcctgcacacccccttaataaaaaacaaaaacgtgcacaaacccctcttaataacaaaaaacctgcacacccccttataaaaaccctgcacacccccttaacaaaaacaaaaatctgcagtgcacatcctcccttcataaatagaatactgcaacccccttaatcaaaaaaacccttcactcccattatttaaacctccccctttaattctttaatccacagccccctttaattaatgcacaccccccttaattaatacaccccccttaattaatacaccccccttaataaatcctcacccccccttaattaatacacccccttaattaatcatcactcccccttaattaatcatcactcccccttaattaatacaccccccttaattaatccacacaccccttaattaatccacacacccttaattaatacatcccccttaattaatccactcaccccttaattaatccactcaccccttaattaatacacccccttaattaatacacccccttaattaatactcactcccccttaattaatacaccccccttaattaatccacacaccccttaattaatacacccccttaattaatccacacacccttaattaatacatcccccttaattaatccactcaccccttaattaatccactcaccccttaattaatacacccctttagttaatacaccccccttaattaatacaccccccttaattaatacaccccccttaattaatactcactccccccttaattaatccacacccccttaattaatgcaccccccttaattaacctacacccccttaattaatgcaccccccttaattaatactcactccccccttaattaatacaccccccttaattaatacaccccccttaattaataaacccccttaattaatacacccccttaattaatacaccccttaattaatactcactccccccttaattaatacaccccccttaattaatacacacccttaattaatacagcccccttaattaatccactcaccccttaattaatccactcaccccttaattaatccactcaccccttaattaatccactcaccccttaattaatacacccccttaattaatacacccccttaattaatacacccccttaattaatacaccccccttaattaatacaccccccttaatgaatactcactccccccttaattaatacacccccttaattaatacacccccttaattaatactcactccccccttaattaatacacccccttaattaatactcactccccccttaattaatacaccccccttaattaacctacacccccttaattaatacaccccccttaattaatactcactaccgccttaattaatacacccccttaattaatacaccccccttaattaataaacccccttaattaataaacccccttaattaatacacccccttaattaatactcactccccccttaattaatacaccccccttaattaatccacacacccttaattaatacagcccccttaattaatccactcaccccttaattaatccactcaccccttaattaatccactcaccacttaattaatccactcaccccttaattaatacacccccttaattaatacacccccttaattaatactc
This Pelobates fuscus isolate aPelFus1 chromosome 3, aPelFus1.pri, whole genome shotgun sequence DNA region includes the following protein-coding sequences:
- the LOC134601805 gene encoding zinc finger MYM-type protein 1-like — protein: MKRNRPSGSQQRKIKKAREKSAEAMSGSILKYLAPSTSTAVGESAEDVQSVESRGEMPEVSSQEASHVKAQELEKIILSSSGESDVDEGDSSRSLHQQDSDDDDEEEETVRLSVYSDVAAWPVPVPDVLRVDLIKRGSEPFQNRDGPFSPVERQGEKSKGKSRQLTTAWFYKALPNGEKILRTWMVYSPSKQSLFCFCCRLFAVDDKVTGASSFVTGFQLWWKLNPKVSDHEASEQHLTCLEKWKTLRAGLKLQKCIDHVHQTTVGREKRKWRDILHRLLDVTLFLAHQNLPFRGHRETMSSANKGNFLELVELLSNYDPILKEHFMRLKHAVASGKRMTSYFSPKIQNELICLLGNHVKDKIVADIKKAKYFGILFDSTPDVSHTDQICEVIRYVHIEGDHVEVKESFLGFFPVAEKTAAELTENILQHLEEDGLDLSLCRGQGYDNAATMAGIHGELNPKALFMPCANHSLNLCGVHLFGSVASCVTFLGTLERVYSFFSVSTHRWEVLMENLGVTVKRLSQTRWSAHYDAVKPVRANFEKLTSALEKLCNPKENVDTRGSAQMLLSAVCDFSFLCYLSFWCEVLEEVNITQKYLQTVGLTLEKCIVKLQGLKAFLADQCSEIVEKAICYATTTCKEMDISMERRGRVKLRKTMPGEKAKDAGLTLPEEMKRAMFECPDRFHHESEIRSQAIEKILSMFAVIQPNSLVVATEKDIRNYTPKLTEIFDEFSDEDIFREIERLQRHLEAAKISVEEAKKWTALQFLEFIVKWDYCESLPNLSPCLRFFLTLCVSIASCERSFSKLKLIKNLFRSTMSETRLTNLAILSIEHEYARKIGFDEVIDKFAEMKARRQRM